Part of the Sphingopyxis sp. 113P3 genome, GCATTTCACTTCTCGGACTTCTGGCGGGGGTCGTGCCCCTCTACATGCTGATGGGCACCGGGCTCGCAGGCGCCACCGTTGCTTTCGTCGTGCTCGGCCTTCTCTACGTGCCGCAACTTGCGACCATCTCGGCAACTTTCCCGGCGCTGTTCCGGACTCCGGTACGCTTTGCGGGCTTTGCAATTTCCTATAATGTCTCGACGTCGATTTTCGGCGGGACCGCGCCGGCCATTGGCAGCGCGCTGATCAACTGGACCGGCGATCAGCTCATGCCGGCCTATTATATGATGATCGCCTGCCTTATCGGCCTCCTCGCGCTGCATTATATGCCCGAGACCGCCGGGAAGTCGCTACGCGAAGACCCCTTTGCCGCGAAACCCGGTCGCTGACCCAGACCACCCCTGATGTCGACAATTGGAGAAGAGGTCCGCACGCGCGGGTTTGACGCCATGCAGCAATTGACGAACGAAAGCCTTTCCGCCTTCCGCAACATTCCCCTTCCTGACGGTCTGCCGCCGTGGGCGGAAACCCTCGCCGCAGTGGGACTTCTCGCCGGCATCGCGTGGCTTGCCAACTTCGCGGTCAAGCACGGGCTCCTCCGGTTTGCCGTGCGCATGCTGCCCGATAACGGCCCGACGCCAGCGCCGATTGCAGCGCGCCTTGCCAACATCGTTCCGGCGCTGATCATCGCCTCGGGGATCCGCGCCGTCCCGCACCTGCCTGTCGCGGCGACGACGGTCGTCAGCAATGTCGTTTCCGCGTCGATCATTCTTTTTGTCGCGATGGCGATCAGCGAAGCGCTTCGCTTCGCAAACCGCATCTATGAGCGTCGTGCGGATGCGGCGAGCCGCCCAATCAAGGGCTATATCCAGGTTCTGCAGATCCTGCTCTATGCCGGCGCGGCGATCCTCATCATCGCAGCGCTGATGGAAGAGTCGCCCTTGCTGCTGCTATCGGGCCTTGGGGCAATGGCAGCCGTGCTGATGCTCGTGTTCAAGGACACGATACTTTCGCTTGTCGCCTCGGTCCAGCTGACCTCGAACGACATGCTGCGCGTCGGCGACTGGATCGAAATGCCGCAGATGGGGGCGGACGGCGACGTCATCGACATCGCGCTGCACACGGTCAAGGTGCAGAACTGGGACAAGACCATCACGACTATTCCAACTCACCGCCTGATCGCCGAAAGCTTCCGGAACTGGCGCGGCATGTCGGAATCAGGCGGTCGCCGGATCAAGCGCGCGGTGTTGCTCGATCAAAGCTGCATTCGTTTCCTGTCTGACGACGAACGCCGCGAGCTGGGTCGGATCGCTCTGATCCGCGAGCATCTTGAACGCAAACGCAATGAACTCGGCGAGTGGAACACGCGCCTGGGCGAGGCGGGCCGCGAGCCGGTCAATGCGCGCCGACTTACGAACATCGGCCTCTTTCGGGCCTATGTCCTCAACTATCTGCGTGCCGACGCCCGCATCGCGAAGGACATGACACTGATCGTGCGCCAGCTCGCACCGACGCCGCAGGGTCTGCCGCTCGAGATATACTGCTTTACCGCCACGACAGCGTGGAACGATTATGAGAATATTCAGGCCGACATTTTCGACCATCTCCTCGCGATCCTGCCGGAGTTTCACCTTCGCGTCTTTCAGGAACCGAGCGGCATAGACTTGCAGCGGCTGGCGGGCTGACCCGGCGACCTCTTTTATTGGCAGCCTCGTTCCTTGCCAAAGGAAAGGCCGGAGCGACGCGAAGTTCGCTCCGGCCCCCGAACGCAGGCCTCGCCTCGACTGGTCAGGTCAGAAGGCAAAGCTCGCGGTCACACGCGCCCCGTGCGTGCGGCGGTCCGACGCCAGCGTGCCGCTGTAGGCGGCGCCGATCCGGAAAGGGCCGCTCGTGTAATCGAAGCCAGCTTCGATCTCGGCCGAGTTCTTCGGAATCAGCGTGCCGGTCAGCACGAAGGGCGAACCGCCGCCACTCGCAAACGCCGCCCCCACGGGCGCTCCACGATCACCCGAGGCGCGATTCCAGGCAGCCGAAGCATAGGGCTGGAAGCCTGGCTGTCCGATATTGAAGCGGGCGCGCGCGCCGAGGCTGAGGAAAGTGGTTTCCTGCTTGGCTCCAGCGACCGCGAGCGCCGCGTTGCCGCCGGTTTCGGCGAAGGCATCGCTCTTGGTGCGAACATGGGCGAGCCGGGCAAAGGGCGTCAACGCCGCCTTGCCCATGACGAAGTCATAGCCCGCCTCGCCGAAGATCTGGAACGTGTTCGCGTCGCGCGCCGACTTCAGCGTCTGTGCAAGCGGCGCAAAGACCACCGAACGCGTGGTGTCGACGTCGTGCCAGCCATAGGCAAGGCCGAAAGCACCGCGGAAGCCCTCTCCTGTTCCATAGGCAAGGTGCGCTGCCAGATACTTGCTGTCGGCCTTGGCCCGGTCATTCCGCCCGTCGGCGCGGAAGTCCGAATTGCCGATCCCGGCCGAGAGCGCGGCGGCAAATCCGTTGCCGCCGTAGCCGAAGCCTGCAACGAGCCCCTTATGGTCGGTCTTGATGCCGCGGCCGCCGGCCTGCGCGTCGAAGTCGCCCCAGCCACCGAACGCTGAGCCCCATATGAAGGCGCCGCTTTCCTGTGGCGCTTCCATGCCGAGCAGCGCGCTGCGCAGGTGGCGGCTGTCGTCAGTGAGGCCGCTCAGCGTGTGCGCGAGAATCTCGCCCGACAGGTCGCCATAGGCCGCTTGAGCAACTGACGCATTCTGGACCAGCAGCGCCTCGAACAGCGGATCGTCGATGCCGCGCGCCTGGATTGCGGCCGCGACCCCCGCCTGGTTGGCGCCGACCGCGACATCGGCAAAATCCAAGTCGTTGCGATAAAGCGAAAGCGTCACGCTGTTCTGACCATAGCGCAGCAGCGGATCAAGGAACGCAAGGTCGCTCGTCACCGACCCGAAGGTTCCGGTGATGCCATCCGCTCCGGTCAGGATGATGTAATCGGTTCGCGGATTATAGGCGCCATCCTCTGCGAGCACCGACACGCTCGCCGTGCTCGCGATGGTGACCGCGCCCGTCGCGTCGATCCGGTCCGCCTCGCCCGCGGCATTGACCTCGACTTCGAAGACCGAGCCGGGAGCGAAGGCGAGATCGCCTGCGACTGTGAGGCGACCGATCGAATTGCCGGGCGCAATGGTACCCCCTCCCGCGACCGTCGTCGAACCGACGATGCCATTGCCGCCGAGCGTGCCGCCGTCGCCCACGGTCACCGGCGAGGAAGCGATCGAGCCGTTGACCGAGAGGGTGCCCCCGTTGATCGAAGTCGGGCCCGTATAATCGCTGTTGCCAGTGAGGTTGAGGTTGCCGGCGCCCTCCTTGGTGAAGCCGCCGGTGCCCGAGATCGTCCCGGCAAAGGCGCTATCTTCGTCCTGGTCGACGGTGAGATCATTCTCGCCCATCTGAACCGTTGCGCCCTCTCCGCCCGAAAGGCCGCCGATCGTCTGATCGTTGCCCGAAATGTCGAGCGTACCCCCACCGAGATCGAAGACCGTTTCCGGATCGATCAGGCCGCCGATGCGGACCGAGCCCGCGAGGATGTTGGTGATGCCATCGAAATTATAGTCGCCGCTGAAGATCAGGACGCCCGCCCCCATCTTGTCGAGGACACCGCTGCCCGAAAAGGCGCCGAGGAAATCATAATCATCCGAGCGGTTGAAGATGAAGCGTCCGTCGTTGACGATATCGCCCGCAAACTGGCCTTCGGTTCCCCCCGCGCCGAGCTGGAAGCTGCCGTCCCCCGACGTGGTCACGTCGCCGAGGAGAGTTCCGGTGAGCACAAGACCGCCGTTTGCAATCAGCGTGCCGCCGGTGTGCGCGACCGTGTCGGTGTCGATGGTGAAGACCGCCTCGCCGATCAGTTCGATCGTCCCCGTGCCGGTGATCGACAGCTCGTCGAGCTGTGAAACCACATCATTCTCGCTGAAGTTGAGCAGCAGCCGGCCGTTGGTCGTCACCGCCGAAGTGAGGATCGGCGAGGACAGCCCCTCGCCGTCACCGAGATCGGCCTCGTTGACCTGGAGCGCGGCGCCCTCGCCGATCGTGACCTGGTCGAATTCGCCGACCACCCCCGCGGTCGTCCAATAGCCGGCCGCAACATCGAGCGTTTCAAAGCCCGTCGCGGCGCCGAGCTGCTGCGCCTCAGTGAGTTCGAGAATATCGCCATCGAGCGTGAGGCTGTCGGCACCTGCGCCCGCATCGATCGCGCCGGTGATCGCACTGCCGCTCCGAAGCGTGACGGCATCGTCGAAGGCGCTGAGCTGAACGGCAACGCCGTTCCCGCCTCTGATCGTGCCGCTGTTCGTCAGCGTTATCGCACCGAGCGAGGTGAAAGCGACGCCGGTCTCGCTGAGGATTGTACCGCTGTTGCTCGCCGCCGCGCTGTCGACGTCGATCAGCACACCGCCGCTGATCGTGCCGCTGTTCACCAGTTCGCCCGCCTTGCCGCCGCTGTTCTGGCGGCCAATGACGACGCCGGTCTCGCTGCCCGAGATCGTTCCGGCGTTGGTGACCGAGCCGCCGCTGACCGCGAGCACGCCGTAACGCGCACCGGCTATCGTTCCGCCGGCCTCGTTGACGACGCTGCCGAGCATCGATTGGCCGCTGGTATCCTGGCCCGCGAAAGCCTGGATCGTCACGCCGTCGGTGAGAGCGCCTGCGACGCCCTCGATGGTCCCGCTGTTGACGATCGAGCCCCCGCCGAACAGGCGGATGCCGTCGTTGGTGTCGCCGCGGATGATCCCGCTGTTGGAGATTTCCGTGCCCGTCGCGCGCGCTTCGATCTGGCCCGTTTCGTCGTTGAAGTAAAGCTGAGTCACGATGCCGTAGCCAGCGCCCGAAATGGTGCCGCTATTGTCAACCACCGCGCCCGCCGACTGGATCATCACGCCGGCATCGGCCGGCGCTTCGCTGCCTTCATAGATGCCGTTGCCGCGGATCGTGCCCGCGTTGGACAAGGCAAGGCTCCCATCGCCGCCCGCAAAGACGCCGTGAGTTCCCCCCTCGATTGTGCCGCCCGCTGCATTGGTGATCGTCACGTCGCCGAGCGTCCCGTGAAACACGCCGGCGCTCTCAGCCGAGCTGATCGTCCCGCTGTTGGTCAGCGTTGCGCTGGCAAGATCACTGCCGAGACCGACGCCGTATCCGTTGATCCCGTCATCGCGGCTCGCCGTGATGCTGCCCGAATTGACGATGTTCGCGGTCTGCCCGCTCCGCTCGCCGCTATCGAGCGCGGTGCCCTGGATGAAGATACCGCCGTCGCTGCCTTCGATGATTCCTGCGTTCTCGACGTTGCCGCCGCCCGACAGAATGATGCCGAAGCGATCCCCTGCAATCGTGCCGTCCGCCGCGTTGGTGACAAGCGCACTGTAATCATCGCTCGCCTGGCCCTCAAAGGCGTACATGGAGATGCCGTCGGCGTCGGCGCGCCCGGTGCCGCTGATGGCCCCGCTGTTCGTCACGGTGCCGCCGCCGATCAGGCGAACGCCGTCATTGCTCTCGCCGCTGATCGTCCCGCTGTTGGTCACGAGAGTGCCGACCGCTTGTCCGAGCAGTGCGCCAATCTCCGGGTCGAACACATAGGCGGTCGTGATCCCAGCGCCGCCGCCCGAGATGGTGCCGCTGTTCGTCACGCTCGACGATGCCGTACCGATGGTAATGCCCGCATCGGGCGGGGCATCGAAGCCGTCGTAGGCGCCTTCGCCCCGGATCGTGCCGGCATTGATGACATCGAGTGTGCCGGTCGCATTCGAATAGATGCCCGATGTCGCGCCAGTAATCGTGCCGCCCGCGGCGTTCGTTACCGTCACCTCGGCGCGCGATCCGTGCGCCACGCCGGCGCCGAAGTCGCTGCTGATCGAGCCGCTGTTATCGAGGGTCGCACTCGACATGTCGCTGCCGAAGCCAACCCCATAACCGTCACCATCGGTCCCGCCGAGATCGCCCGTGCCGCGAATGCTGCCCGAATTGACGAGACTGGCGGTCACTCCGCCGCGATCGCCGCTGTTGAGCGCGGTACCCTGAACATAGACGCCGCCGGTGACGCCCGTGATGGCGCCGGCATTGTCGACGTCCCCGCCCCCCGACAGGATGATGCCATAGCGATCGCCTTCGATCGTCCCATCCGCCGCGTTGGTGACAAGCGCGCTGTAATCCTCGCTCGCCTGATCGTCATAGGCATACATCGAAATGCCGTCGGCATCGGCGCGGCCCGTCCCGGTGATCGTGCCGCTGTTGGTCACGCTGCCGCCGCCGATCAGGCGAACGCCGTCGTTGCTTTCGCCCACGATTGTCCCGCTGTTGTCCACCGCCGTGCCCGCTGCTCGGCCTTCAACGAGGCCGGTTGCAGGGTTGAAATAATAAGCGGTCGTCACGCCCGCGCCGGCGCCCGAGATAAGGCCGCTGTTGACGATCGTCGAGGGCGCGCCGAGGATCGTGACCCCGGCGTCCGGGGGCGCATCGAAGCCGTCATAGCTACCCTCGCCGCGGATCGTGCCCGCGTTGACGAGATCGATCCCGCCTTCATCGTCATAGACGCCGCTGGTCGCCCCGGCGATCGTCGCGCCAGCCTCGTTGATGATCGACACGCGGCCGAATGAGCCATTTGCAACGCCATGAGCTGCATTACCGACGATGGTCCCGCTGTTCACAAGGTCGGACGCGGCAAGCACATTGGCAAAGGTCAGGCCGCTTCCCCCCGAAATCGTGCCGGCATTGGTCACCGACGCCGTCTTGTTGCCAGCCGGGTCGTTGCCCTGCACCCAGAGACCGCCGGCGCCGCCGCTGAGGAGCCCTTCATTCTCGACAAGGCCGCCGTCGAACAGGATTGCGCCATAGCGCGCGCCGCTGATCGTGCCTCCCTCAGCGTTGGTGATCGTCCCGATCGCGGTGACATCCGACAAGTCCTGGTCGTCATAGGCATAGACTGACACGCCGTCGGCGTCGGCGCGTCCGGCGCCCGTAATCGTCCCGCTGTTGGCTACGCTGCCGCCGCCGATCAGGCGGACCCCGTCATTGCTCTCCCCCGCAATTGTGCCGCTGTTCGTCACGGCGACCCCGACCGCGCGCCCCTCGAGGATTTGTGTCTGCGAATCATAGAAATAGGCGGTGGAGATCCCGTGCCCCGCACCCGTGATCGTGCCACTGTTGGCAATGGCGGCGGGTCCACCGTCGAGCGTGATGCCGCCCTCGGGCAACACATCGAGCCCATCGGCGCTGCCGTTACCCCGGATCGTTCCCGCATTGGTGATGGTCGTTTGACTGGCGCGCGAATAAACGCCGATGCGATCGCCTTCGATCGTTTCGTCGGCCGGATTGTCGATCGAGGCTGGCGCGCCTGCGGGGACGAACCGGCCCAGTTCCGCTGCGCCCGCGGGGACCGTCAGCACGAAACCTGCCGTGACCAGCGCGGTCGTTGCACACAGCGCCGCACGATTCAAAGTCCGCCTCTTCACAATCTCATCCCCTTTTTACGTTACGCCCACGAGCAATGGCCAAAGCGCCGTCAGCGCTTCGCCCGGCACCGGCACGACGGCCGAATTTTCCGAAACGAGCGCTCTTGCCCCTTGGGGCGAGGAAAAGCATTGAAGCGGGCGGCCGCCTATCCCCACTTGTAGGGTATCGGGGTGGTGACCCGCCGGGCGTAGGCCGCTATCATATTGTGCGATGGGGATAATCGATTCGGAGGAAGCTGCGGCGGGGCAGCCGGCGGACTATGCGGAGCAATGGCTGGCGGTCCCGGAAATGCTGCTCGACCAGGTGCGCCGGGACCCCGATGCGGTAGAGGAACATTTTCACGCACTCGACGCTGCTCACGGATATCGTGCCCGTTCGGTTGTGAACATCGATGCGCTCGCCCTGCTCGTCGTCGATCCGGCAGAACGGCATCTCACCTATAGCACGGGCACCTCGCCTGCCGATGCCCATGACCTTATCGACTGGGACATGGCCGAAGCGACGCTGCACGGGCGAACGATGCAGCTTGCGCAACCGGACGAACAGGGCGCGCATCCACTCTTGGCCTATGTCCCGGCGCTCGAAGCTTCAAACTGGGATCTTCCGGACGAGGTGAAGGGGCTTCTGGCCGAGGCGCCCCGACGGCGTGTGCTCGTCGTCACCACCTCGGCCGTGCCCCTAAAGCCCCTGCGGCGCGCCTGCGCCGCCTTCGGGATGACCGGCCTTGAAACCCGTGTCGTCGAGGCGACGCTCCACACGGGCAGCATCCGCGCTGGCGCCGCGGCCGCCAAGCTGAGCTATGCGACCGCGCGCGAAGCCATGTCGTCGGCGCTAGCGAAGGTCGGCGTCGCACGTATGCCGGGACTTCTGCATCGCCTGTCGCTGCTGTCGCTCGGTATCTTTCCCAACCGCGAAGAAGCCGTTGAATTGCTCACCGACCGCTGGGGCCTCAAGCCGCGCCAGGCACAGATCGCCATGCTGCTCGCGCAAGGCCTGACGCGAGGGGATACGGCACAATCGCTCGGCCTTTCGGAGGCCACGGTCAAGAAGCAGGCCGATGTCGTCTTCCAGACCTTCGGCGTCTCGGGCGCCGCGGCCCTCGCCCGGTCCCTGAGCGCCGTCACCGCCATGCAGGCGCTGGCCGATGCAAGCCACGGCCAAGTTGGCTGGATGAGCGGCGCGGCCGAGCCGCTGCGCTTTATCGATCGCCCGGGCGGCGGCCGGATCGCCATCTCCGATTACGGTCCTGCCGGCGGTCGCCCCGTGGTCATTGTGCACAGCAGCATGACGACCCGCCATCCGCCCCGGCGGCTGGTCGCCGAACTCATGCGGAGGGGATACCGGGTGCTGGCCATCGACCGGCCCGGCTTTGGATTGACCGACGTGGCGCGAGGACGCGCCGAGAGCGATCCGTCGGATCCATTCGAGCCCGCTGCGCACGACATGCGGATCGTACTCGACCAGCTCCGGATCGAACGTGTCGACATCGTGGCGCGGGGCGGCGCGCAGGTTGTCGCCGCTTTCGCAGGTCTCTACCCGGATCGCTGCGGCGCTGTGGTCCTCGTCAATCCCGATCCCCCCGCGACGCGTGACAAACGTCGCTGGGGCGTGCTCGGTTCGTTCAAGGAAGCCTATTATCAGCGCCCCGATCTCATCTTGCCCGCCGCCCGGCTCATTACCAGGGCAATGACGCGCAGCTTCCTTGCCAAGGCGCTCCGCAAATCCATGCGCGGAAGTCCGCCCGACGAGGCGCTGGTCGCGGACGAGCACGTCATCGACGATTATTACCGCGCGATACGCATGTTCACCACTGGCCGCCTGGCGGGATATGTGCGCGAACAGGCAGCCTTGGCCCAGGGGATCAGCGGCGATTACGCGATCGACGGCAGCGGATGGTCGGTGCTGCTCGGCGCGCATGACACCTTGTCCGAGCCTGGAACGGCCCTCGCCTATTGGCGCGAACGCATTCCCGCCGCCTCCTTTGAGGTTCTCGAAAACCACGGGCGCCTCATGGCCTACGCGGCCCCTGAACTGATATCGGACCGCCTCGCCATGGCCGGCGCAATCAAACGCCCCGCATGAGCGAGGGTATGAGCGGTGCGAGTTCGCTGGCGAGATAGCCGATCGGCCCCATCGTTTCCCCAAGGCGTCGTCCCGCCTCGCCATGGAGCCATATGCCCCACGCGGAGGCTTGAAGCGGAGACAATCCCTGGGCGCCGAGGCCTCCTATCAGGCCTGCCAGCACGTCACCCGATCCGCTGACAGCAAGGCCCGATCCGCCTCCGGCATAGGAAAGGCAGATATCGTCCGCCATCAAATAGCTTGTGGCACCCTTGACCATGACCGCCGCGCCGAAACGGTCCTGCGCCCGTGCAAGCGCGGCGAGCGGATCGCGCGATACCTCCTCCCTCTCGGCACGCAGCAGAGCTGCAAGCTCGCCTTCGTGCGGTGTGAGGACAATCTGGTCGCCCCGCGCGGCGATCGCAGCGGCATGATCGGCAGCGACACGCAGCGCAGCAGCGTCGAGGAGCAGAAAGAGATGCTTGGGTAGCCTTGGCAAAAGCGCCGCCAAGAGCGCGCGGGCGGTCTTTTCTTCGCCCATTGCCGGACCGATGACAATGGCGTCAAAATGGCCGATCTCGCCCACCAGAAGATCGGCGCTCTCGGGCGCAATTTCCCCGCTGTCGGTCTCGGGAAGCGCGAGGACCGCGCAGGCGGGAGCCGCGATACCCGCCGCAATCGCGGCCGACGCGATGGTTGCGATGGTGACTTTGCCGGCGCCTGCCCGAAACGCCGCCTCGGCGGTCAGGAGCATTCCCCCGGGCACCTGGCGGCAGCCGCCGATCAGGAGCACGCGCCCGCGGCTGTTCTTGTCGATATTGCCGCGATGATCGGGAAGCGGGTTTGCTTTCAGCCACCCCGTGTCGAGCGCGACCGGATCAGCCACGCGCGGCAACCATCGCATCAGGCTCGCGGGTTACCGGCACCTTGCGCTTGATCGGAGCCGTCACATTATAGCGCGCGAGCACAAGGGCGCCGTCACGGCCCGCATCCGGGTCGAGACGATATTCGGTTATCGCGCAATTGGCGACGTCCCCCTCGCGGTCGATCGCGAGAATTTCCGCCTCCGACAGATTTTCGATGATCGTGCGCAGGCAAAGCACCACCACCTGGTGCGCCACGATCATCACGCGGCGTCCCCCATAATGGAGCGAGACGGTGTCGAGGAGCGAACGAAGCCGCAATATGACGTCGCACCAGCTCTCGCCTCCAGGGGGGCGGTGATAGAATTTGCCGAGAAGGCTTCGAAATTCAGCCTGCTCGGGGTGCGCTGCTGCAATTCCGAGGCTGGTAAGACCATCGAGGATGCCGAACTCCTTTTCGCGCAGACGCTCGTCGATACAGATATTCTCTTCCGCCTCGCAGCCGCCCGCCTCGCGAAAAATCTCGGCGGTTTGGACCGCTCGGACATAAGGTGAGGCAAGCATGACTTCGGGCCGCGCGCCGGCCTCGCCGGCCGCGAACCATTCGCCAAGCGCGCGTGCCTGCTCGATCCCCAGGGCGGAGAGCGGCACGTCGACGTCGCGGTGGTCGAGCTTGATGCGCTCGGCACCCGACGCGTGCGCGGCATCGCGCGCCACATTGCCTGCGCTTTGCCCGTGGCGCACAACCCAAAGCGTGGAAGGCCAGCGCGGCGTCACCGAAAATTCTCTTTCATGACCATCCAACGCCGCGAGGCCGAAGCGGTTGCCAGCGCCATGGGGGTCGGAAGATGGTGCGCTCAGGCCTGCTCCATGGCCTGCACGGCGCGGACGGTTCCGCGAGCCATACCGGGCTTCAGCACGATCTTGGTGTAGAGATTTTGCTCGTCGTGCCAGTGCCGGTACATGTCGGCGGCATCCTCGAGCGATGCGTGGTGCGAGATGAGCGAAACCGTATCGAACTTGCCCTCGCGGATCATGCGCAATAGCTCACCGGTGTAGCGCTGGACATGCGTCTGCCCGCTTTTCACCGTCAGCCCCTTCTCCATCAGCTGGCCGAGCGGAAACTTGTCAGCGAACCCGCCATAGACGCCGGGGATCGACAGGCGGCCGCCCTTGCGGCACGCAAGAATCGCCTGGCGCAGCGCATGAGGGCGCTCGGTCGCAAGGTAGAATTTCGCTTTCACCTGATCGACGACATTGTCGAGCGTGAAGCCGTGACTTTCCATGCCGACGCAATCAATGCAGGCATCAGGTCCGATGCCGCCGGTCATCTCGTCGAGTGCCTCGCGCACGTCGACCTCGCGATAGTCGAGCACCTCGGCTCCATATTTGCGCGCGAGCGCAAGGCGCGTCGGGAAATGGTCTATTGCAATCACCCTCGCCGCCCCGAGAAGCAGCGCCGACTGGATCGTGAAGAGGCCGACGGGGCCGCAGCCCCAGATCGCGACGGTGTCGCCAGGCTCGATGTCGGCGTTGAGGGCTGCCTGCCAGCCGGTGGGAAGAATGTCGGAGAGGAAGAGGACATCATCGTCGGCGAGATCCTCGGGAATGACGACGGGCCCCACGTCCGAATAGGGAACGCGTACATATTCCGCCTGACCGCCCGCATAGCCGCCGGTGAGATGGGCGTAGCCAAAGGCTGCGCCCATTGCGTGCCCCATCATGAGGTCCGAGGCATCCCGCGTTTCGGAAGGATTGGCATTGTCGCATGCGCTGTAAAGCTGGCGTTCGCAAAAGAAGCATTGCCCGCAGCTGATCGTGAAGGGGACCACCACGCGCTGGCCTATTTCAAGAGTCGATGAAGCGCCCCTCTCGACGACTTCGCCCATGAATTCATGCCCGAGGACGTCGCCGGCGCGCATTCCGGGGATATAGCGGTCGTAAAGATGAAGATCCGAGCCGCAGATGGCGGTCGAGGTGACGCGCAGAATTGCATCGCGCGGGTTGACGATCTCGGGATCGGGAACGGTTTCGACGCTGACCTTGTGGCGGCCCTGCCAGGTGACGGCTCGCATGATGAGCTCCTCAGATATGGGACTGCGCGGGAAGTTCGGAGGCGCGCGCCGACGGGCCGGCGTTCGTAGTCACCTCGCCGGTTTCCATCAGCTGCTTGAAGCGATGAAGATCGCGCCGCGCCTGCACTTCAGGCTCGCGCTGGAGCAATTTCGCGCCCAGTCGTCCAAGGGCGCGTCCCGGAGGCTCATAGGCGAGGATGAGATGGACATAAGTTCCCCGGCCGCCAGGGGCATCCTCAAAGCGTACCTTTCCGCTGTTGGCGATATCGCTTTCGGGTTCGCTCTGCCAGCTGATCGCCTCGCCTGGAGAGACGCGGGTGATGCGGTTGACGAGCGTGACCTTCCGCCCGGCGGGCGCCTTTACCGTCCAGCGCGATACGCCATCGCCGAGCGTTTCAACGGCCACGACATTCTCCATGAATTCAGGGAAGCGCTCGACAGTCCAGGCGGCGAACAATGCATCCTTCGGCCGGTTGATCAAAAGTGATTTGCCGAACGGCGCGCGCGAGCCGGGTTTCTCGAGTGTCCAGTGGGGCGCATCGGATACAGGCGACGCCCTCTGCCTCCGGCGGCTGCGCTGCAAGGCTCTAAAGCCGATCCCCGCCGCAGCAAGACCAAGGCCCGCTGCGGCAAGGTATAGCGATCGTTTCTCGTTGCGGCCCTCTCCTGTCATCGGGAAATCTCCTGCATCCTTTGGTCTTATCGGCGAAGAAATGGCAGCGCGTCCGGGAACGGCGCGCGCCGGCGAGATAGCAGGGCACCAGGCGGCAGATATTCCGCCGCACTGATCGGGCCCTTGCCAAGCCAACGAGAGGTCCGCCCCTATTGTTCCGCCAATGGTCGCCTTGGGGCGAAGCAATGCGGTCTATTCTTGATCTGCTTTAAGATCAGGCCTCCCAGGAGACCTTTGCCCGGGCGGACGAACACTTGATCTTCGTCCAGTCCCGGATCCTGCGCGCGGTCCCGATGCGAAGCTTGGAACCAGCAGGCCCGCCGCTGCGCTTCAGCAACAGCCCAAGGGCGCACGCCCGCAGCGCGCCCTCGGCCTCCTCTTGAATGGAGATGATGATGGAATGGATGATTATGGCGGTCGCTGGACCGATTCTCCTCGGCCTTGGTCTGCTTTGGGCCATTGCGAACAATCGGCGTTCGCGCGCCGAAAAGCAGCTGACCGAGGAAGCGACACGGCAGCGGCGCGC contains:
- a CDS encoding autotransporter domain-containing protein; this encodes MKRRTLNRAALCATTALVTAGFVLTVPAGAAELGRFVPAGAPASIDNPADETIEGDRIGVYSRASQTTITNAGTIRGNGSADGLDVLPEGGITLDGGPAAIANSGTITGAGHGISTAYFYDSQTQILEGRAVGVAVTNSGTIAGESNDGVRLIGGGSVANSGTITGAGRADADGVSVYAYDDQDLSDVTAIGTITNAEGGTISGARYGAILFDGGLVENEGLLSGGAGGLWVQGNDPAGNKTASVTNAGTISGGSGLTFANVLAASDLVNSGTIVGNAAHGVANGSFGRVSIINEAGATIAGATSGVYDDEGGIDLVNAGTIRGEGSYDGFDAPPDAGVTILGAPSTIVNSGLISGAGAGVTTAYYFNPATGLVEGRAAGTAVDNSGTIVGESNDGVRLIGGGSVTNSGTITGTGRADADGISMYAYDDQASEDYSALVTNAADGTIEGDRYGIILSGGGDVDNAGAITGVTGGVYVQGTALNSGDRGGVTASLVNSGSIRGTGDLGGTDGDGYGVGFGSDMSSATLDNSGSISSDFGAGVAHGSRAEVTVTNAAGGTITGATSGIYSNATGTLDVINAGTIRGEGAYDGFDAPPDAGITIGTASSSVTNSGTISGGGAGITTAYVFDPEIGALLGQAVGTLVTNSGTISGESNDGVRLIGGGTVTNSGAISGTGRADADGISMYAFEGQASDDYSALVTNAADGTIAGDRFGIILSGGGNVENAGIIEGSDGGIFIQGTALDSGERSGQTANIVNSGSITASRDDGINGYGVGLGSDLASATLTNSGTISSAESAGVFHGTLGDVTITNAAGGTIEGGTHGVFAGGDGSLALSNAGTIRGNGIYEGSEAPADAGVMIQSAGAVVDNSGTISGAGYGIVTQLYFNDETGQIEARATGTEISNSGIIRGDTNDGIRLFGGGSIVNSGTIEGVAGALTDGVTIQAFAGQDTSGQSMLGSVVNEAGGTIAGARYGVLAVSGGSVTNAGTISGSETGVVIGRQNSGGKAGELVNSGTISGGVLIDVDSAAASNSGTILSETGVAFTSLGAITLTNSGTIRGGNGVAVQLSAFDDAVTLRSGSAITGAIDAGAGADSLTLDGDILELTEAQQLGAATGFETLDVAAGYWTTAGVVGEFDQVTIGEGAALQVNEADLGDGEGLSSPILTSAVTTNGRLLLNFSENDVVSQLDELSITGTGTIELIGEAVFTIDTDTVAHTGGTLIANGGLVLTGTLLGDVTTSGDGSFQLGAGGTEGQFAGDIVNDGRFIFNRSDDYDFLGAFSGSGVLDKMGAGVLIFSGDYNFDGITNILAGSVRIGGLIDPETVFDLGGGTLDISGNDQTIGGLSGGEGATVQMGENDLTVDQDEDSAFAGTISGTGGFTKEGAGNLNLTGNSDYTGPTSINGGTLSVNGSIASSPVTVGDGGTLGGNGIVGSTTVAGGGTIAPGNSIGRLTVAGDLAFAPGSVFEVEVNAAGEADRIDATGAVTIASTASVSVLAEDGAYNPRTDYIILTGADGITGTFGSVTSDLAFLDPLLRYGQNSVTLSLYRNDLDFADVAVGANQAGVAAAIQARGIDDPLFEALLVQNASVAQAAYGDLSGEILAHTLSGLTDDSRHLRSALLGMEAPQESGAFIWGSAFGGWGDFDAQAGGRGIKTDHKGLVAGFGYGGNGFAAALSAGIGNSDFRADGRNDRAKADSKYLAAHLAYGTGEGFRGAFGLAYGWHDVDTTRSVVFAPLAQTLKSARDANTFQIFGEAGYDFVMGKAALTPFARLAHVRTKSDAFAETGGNAALAVAGAKQETTFLSLGARARFNIGQPGFQPYASAAWNRASGDRGAPVGAAFASGGGSPFVLTGTLIPKNSAEIEAGFDYTSGPFRIGAAYSGTLASDRRTHGARVTASFAF
- a CDS encoding mechanosensitive ion channel domain-containing protein, which codes for MQQLTNESLSAFRNIPLPDGLPPWAETLAAVGLLAGIAWLANFAVKHGLLRFAVRMLPDNGPTPAPIAARLANIVPALIIASGIRAVPHLPVAATTVVSNVVSASIILFVAMAISEALRFANRIYERRADAASRPIKGYIQVLQILLYAGAAILIIAALMEESPLLLLSGLGAMAAVLMLVFKDTILSLVASVQLTSNDMLRVGDWIEMPQMGADGDVIDIALHTVKVQNWDKTITTIPTHRLIAESFRNWRGMSESGGRRIKRAVLLDQSCIRFLSDDERRELGRIALIREHLERKRNELGEWNTRLGEAGREPVNARRLTNIGLFRAYVLNYLRADARIAKDMTLIVRQLAPTPQGLPLEIYCFTATTAWNDYENIQADIFDHLLAILPEFHLRVFQEPSGIDLQRLAG